CCCGGAGTGGTTGGTGGGTTAAGTACGGGCGGGAGAATCACTGGGGGATTCAATATTGGTGGAATAGGGAGTGAAACAGGTGGCTTTAGAATTGGAGGGACGGTGACGGGAGGGACGGTGACGGGAGGAACGGTGACGGGAGGCACAGTGACCGGTGGCTTGACAATGATGGGAGGGAGGGTGACTGGGGGCTTAACAACGGGTGTGGTCTTTGGTTTTCTACTTGGCTTTTGCTTCTTCGGTTTCCCACAGTAGCCACAACCTAGAATGGGAGTGACAGAGGAGATGAAGAGCATGCAAAGGAAGAGATAAGCATAGATCTTTGAGGACTCCATggttagaaagaaagaaagagagagaagtgaAGAATGCAGAAGAAGAAGTGAGAGGGTGGAGATATATAAGAAGAGAAACAAGGAGAAGCAAACAAAAGAGGGTAAGAGCAGATCACGTGAAGATGGGGCTAGCTACGCTGAAAAGGCAGCTGCCAAGTTTTGCAAGCTGGCACACCTTACAACACACATAGACACCATGATTAACATAGAATGAGTTCCCAAAATTTTAGTTGGCTACTTCTTCATCCTGCTTCCACTTCCTGTATCTGCGTGGCCGTGAAAACCCCGTCAAAGTACAAGCTTCTGTTATGAAGCTTAGCCAAAACCGTaccttcttcatcttccttaCGCACACCACTTTCTTCCCGTTAACGTCAAATCTTTCCTAACCCTCATTATTACTATCTTTTTCTTCTGACTTCACACTTAAGATAATCCCAATCATCAAACTCTTCATCATTATATCACCAATCCAGAacaccatttttattttataaaaagtatataatatttcattagaCACTGCATTACAAAAAATACTGAaattatccatatatatatatatatatatttatcgaTGAATCATCGTATctgttgataaatatttttgattgtATTATTACTAATCAATTTTTCCTCATTAGAAATCCGACTGAAAAATAATGTTCACTAAcgaaattttattgttttggacggattatgaaaataaataatccTGTTGGAAGTCcacgtcgactagagataaaatcaaattataatatataaatgatgtgcaaatctcactttacaaaccaattttgtgaagttgagttaggcttaaaatccacTCCTATCAAATACcggttattttaaatttaaatcaactTTGATTtacacaatttatttttatattacaagttaactttatctttaattaatataaaacttcctatattacaaaattgtaaaactcaattttctttttatttgtcgTACAAAAGTAGTCTGTCATTTGGTATACGTTTCATATTTCCACGACATGTACACTttctaaaagaataaaatttcttaaatattaagaaataaaaattgactattaatttttttaacccgattaagattaaaatatgtATACTAATTAAGTGACGTTTtcaaaagttatataatttaaaactattgGTATATTACTGTATGAtctaaatttactttttctaattGTCGTCCAGAAGTACTGTCTCGTTGTACCACTTATACAAATTTCAAGATAATGAACTCaatccatgcaaaataaatgacaactctttataaatttataatgataaaatggtactgataaaaatatttttttatattttaaaaaaagaagagaagaaaaaggtaataaaggattatattaaataagaataaaaataatttttggtgtcaaaatactattgtaaaaaaaagagttcatgcaagataaaattaaaatgttatcaatCAAAAGATATTTTCAGATTATCTTTATCTAAATGATCGCTGTCTAaccaaatattgtaaaattgtatgcataatatgataatatattcaCATTTAACGCATtgataatatatgttatattgCATTCATTATCTCGGTAAGTTTTAGGACGGAATTTCatctaactcttttttttttttttttcacaaaattcaatttttttaacttatgaCGAAAATAGGACCATCAGATATTAAGCATTTATTTCACTTCAAACTTGATTTTACCAATAGATTAATTGTGAAATGCGTatgtgaaaaaatataattaaaaatgaacaaattaatttatgaataaaacatatataaagcATTCTATCAATTAAATACAATTGTTTTTAGTTAAGTATGTCTATTCCTCTTTAGcaattcttaaattttacgtaagcttttcaatttttctacagttctttattttttgtcaaaCAACCATATTTAGATCAACGAAATTAACttttagtaaatataataacgttttaattataaattttagacttatttatatttttaccacCAAAAAGTTTTATCGTTTCACAAATTTtgttactaaatattttttttccttacaaCTTTTGTCCTTTAACTTGTAAAATATCTTGAAATTTAACCACCACAATTAACACAACTTGTGCCATTTTTCTGAAAGTCGCCAGCCAAAATGACATCCTATCATAGTAGAGTCAAACACTTTAGTCATGTTCAACAGTTGTTGgatgattattttaaaacaacttttcacatattttagtaatgaaaaattatatgattattttatatatagaaaacaCATGacatattgttataattatttcaatgtatttacgaatattaattttaaaattgatgtaCAAACTGACATATTttacattagtttttttttttttacaaattaaaagtaaaacaaatgaaatatataCCCACACACTCGTACAAGATGTATCAGTTTTAAAGAAAACTATATCCATTATTTATGTTATGTAACCAATGTGATATCGATACATGTCCATTTGAAGTGGAACCTACCTCCCCTACGATGTCAACTAAACCAATATTCAGGACCAAACTCCTCTATATATAATATCAGGTTTGATCCAATAGTCTTTAAAGTGGGTTAGCGAGACTGAAGGGGGAATAATCTACCTTCATATACAACAAAAGCTATtaagatatgtttttttttaatatttatgagtaaaaaaaaaaaatagtattataagattattataCTTTTCTGATGacatatttatagatttttagacttataaatatatatggtATAGATTctatattttactaaaaatatagttttattttaaatataaatcgaATAGAtacactaatatatatatatatatatatatatatatatatatatatatatattaaatttaaatataaatagaacttctatattatataaaaataaaaaaattaaacattaaaaaaatctttaaattcgttgctacaaaattttgaattgaaagtttataaaagaaatttatataaagaaaattgttttttataggatatatatatacacaataGGTAAGATTTATGATgctatatttcttatttttaaataagatattctgttattattttagactttaactttattgttattttgtattAGTAGATCtctttattgtattattttgttcatttttaaataaaaacattattattttttttaaaaaaaagttaaatttttattgtagtTCATCTACCAATTATTTATACATATCCCATGATTTTGTCATTTTAATAAATGACATAATTTGTCTAAAATAGTCCATGTGGAAAAATCTGTTTTGCcctttaaagaaaagaaatgttggAGACGCAATAGCATCTCTCTACATAAATGGTGGAGGAGTTGAACTAGCGTCTATGAAGGGTGGAATTGATGGAGTTTCAGAAACCTCTAAATCTTAGGTTTAGAGGTTCTCACATAtgttgttatttaattaattatttgatattttagaaataatttccAATACTTGCATAACAATAAAAGAAACCATTTCTATCGATTTCGCTCTTATCTTATTAAACATCTCTATAACAGTAAAGAAAACACTAGAATATTGTAGGTTGAGCTTCATTGTGTACTAAAAGAGTGTTTTGGAATGGGTGAGTGCAAGAAATGtttttgcattttgaattttttaagcATTTGTTATCTAAGTTGTATAATATGATTGTCTGATAGGATGGTTTTgtctatttgaaattttagaagTATTAGTTGGTTAGGGTTAAATGGAGATTAATACTAAAGATGATTGCCTTAGGGTCGAGGAAGATTATTATTAATTGGATCGTAATTAGATTAATGTTAATATGAAGttgattctaaaatttataaatacaaatttgagaTATTGtaatagaataattattttcattatacatttattgttaatattgtCATATTATTATTGACATTCGGGTGTCTTCTACAAAATCTTGATCTAAGGGTTTGGAGTTAGAAAAGTGAACAAAAAGAAGAGTTGACCTAGGcttcataaataaaaacataagtaaattttcaattttttagaaGTATATCTGTTACTTGaaatattcttttcaatgtgatttttgtgtatatattctcaaattaaataattggacaaatacatttaattcatttgcccattttacttccaaattcaaaTGCTATCTTATATTGCATCACCGCCAACGGTAAATAGGACTTTCACCGGTAATGATAATAGTTAGTTGGAGTTGGTTATTATTATCCCTTTGGTAGAAAGgtaagtttatttataaaacttttatttgtttaatatagcAGAATTCACATGCGCATGCTTAATCATACAAAGCTGCGAGTACATTCAAAGTGATGGTGACAGGAAAAAGCCTGCATGGGATTTGTCACATTCacgtagttttttttttctcttttattattattctttattgtttttactaATTTTGTATTCATCCATGTTGTAAATGAAGAGACACCATAACTGTGGTAATTCTGTCATAGTTGAACATTATCAAGTATTGTTGAGATGACTGTAAAGATTTCATCATCTATAAATGATATTACTCTCCACTAAGAAATGTCTGACAAGTTTCTTCATTCATAACCTCTTTTGataaacataaaacattttaagaCTTTTGTTTTTAGGGCAAGACAATGTGACAAGTACAATGAATTCAGGAGTTGGAAAGAGAGTACAGTGTGGTCTTGAACTGAAAGTGAAACTTCAAATGCCAACTTAGCAAGCTACATAAGCAATTgcattcattatatatatatttgtatgtatatttttgtatttcatcATATCactttttctatcaaattaCCACAAAaccttatcttaaaatatatacacctatttttttaatcttgaaaAAGCATCCTATGAAGGATGGATGAATAGATGCTAAAGACACCAATCAGCATACACTCATAAATCCAGAGCTCAGGAATAAAGTTAATTGGATACACATTCTCAAGAGACAGAGGGTCGTGGAAGTTTCTgatgtatataatataactttctTTATGAATTCCCTACCAGTTATGATGAGCAAGTGAAATGCTATAAAAGGGTCAGCAGTTGTCACATGCATGCTGATCCATCGTTGTTTTCTAcctttatttaacaaaataaatttcaagttGTTGAATAGAGAGAGAAGTAGCTGACAGGTAGAAATAGGTATGTATATGAGGAATTCAAAAGGTTACAGATGAACAAATTAAGCAGAAGAGAAGAACAAAATGAAGCATATAGCTTTCATCCCAATCCTTTTATAACTAAGCTTCCACATGCAGCCCCTTTTAATACAAAAAACTTAACAATGAATGAACTAACCACAAAACATCACAGTTTTATACACAGTTTAAAATATGATTGCTAAAGAAGAAGAggacaatattaaaattattttatgtttcagatGTTTTGTAATTCAGGAATTTTGCTtttccaaatattttaatagcaaAAAATTGAGTAAATATACTATTTATGTTCTTGGCTATTTTGTTTTGTCCTAaaccaaatataataaaattgaaattgactAAACAGCTTTGTGGTTTAAGTAAGTAGCAAAgagggaaaaaaatatttattaattaatcacGTTTTGAGTATGAGCTCTGCCCACAAATTTTGGGTTCTCACGTAAGTTTTTCTCTTCGAAAATGCCTGCCGACAAGGATGTGAATTTATATAAGGAGAGACAATTATTCAAGAACTCCATTTCTCTCAAACTAGTGATCCACAAAATAAACcgattttaattattgattaaaaaaagttaataattgaaattatatgtatgtattgtaaattttaaatgcaTTAAGATACCAACAATagcctatttttttttttttttatcaatgattgaaattaataatcttgcttttattttgttgaactCAAATAGTTTATCCTTTATTCAATTCGAGATAGTAAATCACACATAcatctgataaaaaaaacacacacacataaaattaaaacttaaaattttaccCGAGGAAAAATGAATTACTTGAAAAAATCACCACTtaacataataacaaatatcattgataagtgaaaaaaaaaaaaactaatccatttatctattttaattttggttttgtttcttgAAAAACAAGCACCCGATTGAATCACTATCTTCTTTGTTCATTTTTTCCAAAAGCATGATATAAACATATACTTGATCAATATAATAAGAAAGCAAGTAGAAATTTACAATTCCATAAATACTAAAACATTACTAGGTTAGTGAAtttcatgtaaattaaaaaataataggaaaACAAACAGTTATTCAGTTTCAATATAGACAAGAGAAATACTATATAATAAACgcttgttatatatataaaaagttgaaacattgctctatatattaaattaaacttgtACACTAACACTTGTCACTTGTGTTTTTCTACTTTCTGTTATTcctttatataaaattaataagtgaattttaaaccaaattcaatttgtaaaaaattcatcaatataaattctaatacatgactttaatattatactgataagtaaattttaagttgaaattcactctagaaaatatatttgtaaaatgaaatttagagTGAGATGTATATCGTAAATTTATGTACCTAAACTTTGTTTTTGAGTGTTGAATGAGAATGGAGGATTGCAGATGGATGGATGGATGGGAAACAGAACAGCTTGGCAGGCATGTGAGAAGAGTGGTTAAaagattgagaaagaaaatgattattgagatgaagagagagagagatagcaGCATGTCCATGATAGGGATGTGCGATGCTGCTCCTGTCCGTGATGGGATTCGCTCCTTCTAAAAGCTTTTAGTTTTTGTAACCTTCTGCATCCGTGAACCATCTTTCTTTCCTTTGCTGTCATCTCTCTCTCTTGTCACCCTATTTTCTCTCTGTTATACACCTCCACTATCTCACAACAACCATCTATAAATCTGTCTGTGAAAATCTGTCTCAATAATTAACGACAAACTTACTATACTTAAGCATGATTAGTGGCTCATCGATATATCTTGACATgacagcaaaaagaaaaagtaagtgAATTCAGGCCGAAGTATAGACATATCGTGGAATAGAATCAGAAATGTCCACTTAAAACTTGTTAGGATAGACtttaatcatggctctgataccatgttagaatgtgagtttaggcctaactcaactctCACAAAATTGGCTTGAaaaggtgagatttgcacctcacttatatatattataatttgagtcgatgtgagacttccaacatatATTCAccacttatatttatatataaatcaataagcTGAAGTTAAACTCAATTTATGGAGACTTTTTGGAACACACATCTTGCTTGCTCTATCTAAAATATATACCTGCTATATTAGGCAAATGCAGGGTGGTGTAATTAATTTGATCTGAAAATGAAGTAAGATGTTGAAAGTTTTGTGAGCGTCTACAGAATCTAAATTTGTTTTCTGAGCACTCAGTGACAGAAGAAAGACATTGAATTTAATAGATATTAATTGGCATTTGTCGTCTGTGATGTCAAAGACTAACCATAGTCAGAagagtaatataaaaaaataaaaatgcaaaaactAGTGGCTGTGGTGATTTCCCCGAGTGAGCCTACGTACTGCCATGTACAGAGTGTGAAATTGATTCGATGGTAACCAATGACCATGCATGCAATTGGGTTAAGTACAgccaaaattcattttttattttttgctgaaATTTATCTTCGTAAAAATTAACAACGTATATAGACAGACACATGGGGATGGGGTGCAAGTGGGTGTTGGTAACAGATGattcatataatattatattttgcgATGAAAATTATTGATCTTCTATGAGACAACCATAGTATGTGATATGATCTTGTCTTCTGAATTAACACAGAGCTTCCCCTGGCCCAATTCTATACCCTTCTTTCGTATTTGCATTACAACATTGTATTTGCAGCGACTAATTTATGCTTTTCGTTTGGTTGGAAAGAGGAAAGTGGGTCATTCATTCAGATCTCATCTCTATTACattcaatctatttttttttttcctgtaatTCTCAATGGAagtttaaaatcaaattcagtTTTTTGTAATTCTCAATGGAAGCTTCACAATAGAATTTCATATGAATGTAGTATTGAAGTAGTTACTCTTTATAATTGCTGGGGAAAGATGGAGTCAACTTGTGTTATAatggtttttattattataaaaaagttgacaaaataatattttttgatatgTGTCTTTAAAGACTTATTCACGGTGTCTTAAGTAAGTTTTCATGATAGAACAaaaattttttaagatttgttagAATTTCAAAACTAGCGAGAAACTTTAAACAGAATATCaagtaattcaaaataattttagaaactaaaaaaagagaagaataaaagaaaaatttggtatgttttgaaatgaaagaggaGCTCCTAATTTATAGATCTAGGAAAATAACagttaaataacataatattattacaacATTTATCTTctggtttttattgtttttgctCTTTTGAATGTTGTATATAAATTCCATACTATTTGTACCACTGATATATTTCCTTCCTtgttgaaataataaaagaatggcAATGGATATGGTACAACTATTGATAAAATTCATAATGGTAAGGATTTTTGACAGATTTTCACGGATATtgagtataaatattttatttatttatataaataccaTGATATCTATGTTTTTATAATCGGTAGGTTTGAGTGAAAAgggtgaaaaaagaaaagaagaagaaatgcgTGCTGAGATAAGGAGAAAAATTTGTGATGATTTACTCATTATGTGCAATTGATTCagcataataaattatgattgcATGCGTACATACATAATTTGTTATGCCGAGGTACTGATCTATCTAAtatcacaaaaatttaaaattacataaatatatattcattttttttcttaagtaaaatgaattttaaaaattaagttgcaatattactttctttaatagataaaatttaaGAGACTAAGTATCACTAAATTGATTTATTggattaaaaatttgttaacataataTCTTAATAGAAGTTAATTCAACATCAAAAAATTAGTAACAATTTAATATtagatgaaaacaataaattttattatgatacactctcaatataattttgatatcatataaaaaaatgaattttaaatttaattcaactttacaaaattgacttataaaataatatttaaagttacATATATTCTCTAAATTGATCTTGTCTTTAATAAATAAGAGATttcaaatatcaataataaattttactttagaaaaaaaaaatttaaatcaattctacaaaaatgatttataaaataaaatttacacttttatatactctaaattgatCTTGTCTCTAATAAATAAGAGATAGGAGGAATTTGTTGGATGGAGAAGTTAAAGTGGTAATACATGTGATACACTGTAAATAAGCTAAGTAACATGATTAATCCTAAATTGGTGCCTAAAGtcctttacttttaattatacgTGAATCTTTGGAAGTTTATTACTtctaatagaaatataaataaagtttaatcaaAATACAATCTAAATAATCTTAAACTCTAAATACaatcaaaaattacaaaagtaccatacaaatatatttaggaATAAGAGAGCATTtagagtttttgtttttctaatataatttaatatttaaaatttatgaatgggttaatgaattaattttgttcACGACATATTCAATATGGATGAACCAGATTTTTAGTAGACCGAATAGATTTGAGTTTTACTTATTTGGACAattctaattttagttttaaatgttttttaacccttaaattatgataaagtaatattatttgagTAATCTAAATAGTTaacttcaaataatttcaattaaacatAACTATTTCTCTGAGAAAAACTTCCTGTAAATAAGTTATTGACATCGAATTTGTACATATTATTTGATATAcactataatttatattaaaaacaaaagaatattattCATGTGGTATATTTTCTTAGTTTAAAATAAGCTGTACCAGCGCTTTATGTTATGAATCACGTGATGAAATGGGGCGTGTTACAATATAGTGCGTgtgatttataaaatacatgCTGATTTCAAGGAAATCTAAttccattttaaattcttttagacatgtgtttaatttttagtaCCGATAAAAAAGCTTGAggttaataaaatttgtatctagtatatttgacaaaattaaCCAATAtcaagttttgaattgattCGTGGActtattacattataaatatttagtaaattaaCTAATATACTAGTTATAACATTCTAATTTTCATAACATTTAATTTGTCACacctttaatattataaaacatttaacttttaaaaaataactataaaatactattatagATATAACTTAAAATACCTTCAATATTACaaatcatttaacttttaaaagataACTATAGAATGCTATTACAGATATAacttaaaatagtaaaatatatacaaaattttacatattaattttattacacgTGTGAGATActattttgatttataattatatccCCATAGAGAGGTTATGAGATACTTGTTtgattatctttaaatatatttaataagccGAAATCTGTAAACTTTGTCAAGTTATTATAGGTTCGAGGAGAAAGTTGTTCTAAAAATGAAtggtaaaaaaatttgtaaCTGCTTGTTtagtaagaaaatttaataaattaatatagaatATAGAAGAACAAATATTAATGCAAATGATTGCCCTGATAGAAATATCATTACATGGATTTCACGAGCCTTTATAATTAGTAATAATGTATTGAGAgagttattataattgatattattggagataaatagaaagatattttaaagtttatttgttgataaaacTTATTTACAATATCTCTCACTTATTAAAAGTGTCTCTCATATGTAAATAAgtcagaaatttaaaatttgattattagcACTAGAGATGTTTGTTATTCACTCATTTCTATGCCATTCATCTCAACTAGCAATATGGAGGTGCCCTATATATAGATGTTTAAGGTGTTGGAGATACTAATACTGTTAGGCAAAATAAAGATTATTGAAGGTTGAAGTCAACTTATACATGCATATATAAGGCacaaagtgaaataaaaaaaaatgtttaaagcttGAAGCTTATGTAAGATTATTTTACAGCACAATTTAAAAGCGTTTTAGTATAACGTTCACAGGTATGGAGTGACATGATCTTGCTGAAATAAAAGTGTATGGATGATTACCACacaactatataataatattatattcattcaatGAATATTAGGTTATATATCTTTTGTGTGGGGGCATGTAGGTGATGTGATGTCCTTAAATGAAAGGGTACCCTACCCTACTGCCCATAACTGCTAATCATACACTCGTCTTTTACCCTTGAAACCAACGTGTACGTGTTCCCTCTTGGCTTAGCCCTCCCAATGCATCATGATGTGTTCCTGTTCCTTAGTTCATAAAGAAACCCCTATTCGTGTCccttttcaatatatattgGATTCAACCTGTACCAGCTACTCATACACATGCTTCTTCACTTTCTGCTATACACTATTTAGTGCAAGGAGGAGCAAAAAAtagtagtattaatttaatgaatgagagaaattaagattttgtttaatttacgATTAATATATATTGAGTTTAATATTGATTGGATaagaatttgttttgttttaacaaGTATGATTTTGTTGTCCATGTTTTTTGGCAAATTTGGTGGCACCGAAAAAGCCATGGTAGGCATGAAAAAGGGAAGAGGCATagtttccttttaaatttcCAGATGTCGTTTACCCCATTTTTGGACTCTAGATCAAATCAAATGGCCACTTTGTTTTCTGTTCATTCTTGTCTTGGTGTTGGTGTAATTGCACCTCctaaaccaaaaccaaaaccaaaaccaataCACAAAAAATTAAGGAATGGGTATTTTGTATGGAATGGTGGCAAGGGGAGAGGTGGTTCTGGCTGAGTTCAGCGCCACCCAGAGTAATGCCAGTGTGGTAGCCAAACAGATACTCAGCAAGATCAATGTAGGTGACGACAACAACAAAGACAGCAATGTTTCCTTTTCCCATGATCGCTATGTTTTTCATGTCAAGAGGACAGATGGCCTCACTGTTCTTTGCATGGCTGATGATGCATTTGGAAGTAAGCTTCCTCTCATTCATCTTTTTTGCAACTTGTCTTTGAATCTCATTATCCATTGTTTTTCTGTTTCGCCTTCACTACAGGAATGATCCCTTTTGCATTTCTTGAagatattcataaaaaatttgtcaagaCATATGGGCGTGCGATTCTTTCATCTCCTGCCTACGCCATGAATGATGAGTTCTCAAGGATCCTGAGCCAGCAGATGGATTATTACTCCAATGACCCAAATGCTGATAGATTGAACCGTCTCAAAGGTGAAATGACTCAGGCAAGTTTAAATATACACTTTCTCTGTAATTTCTTCTAAAACTATAGTTTTTGAATAATGACCATGTCATGATAATATATAGGTGAGAACTGTGATGGTGGACAACATTGAAAAAGTATTGGAGAGAGGTGGGAGGTTGGAACTTTTGGTAGAGAAAACTTCAGCAATGAATAACAATTCAATTCGTTTCAGAAAACATTCCCGTCgttataaaaa
This genomic stretch from Vigna radiata var. radiata cultivar VC1973A chromosome 7, Vradiata_ver6, whole genome shotgun sequence harbors:
- the LOC106765401 gene encoding 36.4 kDa proline-rich protein, whose protein sequence is MESSKIYAYLFLCMLFISSVTPILGCGYCGKPKKQKPSRKPKTTPVVKPPVTLPPIIVKPPVTVPPVTVPPVTVPPVTVPPILKPPVSLPIPPILNPPVILPPVLNPPTTPGKGGNSPCPPPKSPAQATCPIDTLKLGACVDLLGGLVHVGVGDPAANQCCPVLQGLVEVEAAVCLCTTLKLKLLNLNIYVPLALQLLVACGKSPPPGYTCSL
- the LOC106767718 gene encoding vesicle-associated membrane protein 711, coding for MGILYGMVARGEVVLAEFSATQSNASVVAKQILSKINVGDDNNKDSNVSFSHDRYVFHVKRTDGLTVLCMADDAFGRMIPFAFLEDIHKKFVKTYGRAILSSPAYAMNDEFSRILSQQMDYYSNDPNADRLNRLKGEMTQVRTVMVDNIEKVLERGGRLELLVEKTSAMNNNSIRFRKHSRRYKNNLWWSNVRLTLALIIVFIVVSYVILAFLCRGPLLTNCLR